A single region of the Anaerostipes rhamnosivorans genome encodes:
- a CDS encoding PTS glucitol/sorbitol transporter subunit IIA, which translates to MSKTIFQTSVYELGDQVDAFYDEGMFVLFGENVPDTLKDFCHFIDVNQIDGTISKGNTLVIDDAEFKITAVGEIAQSNLETLGHLTVVFSGASEAGLPGSICVEANPMPKLKVGSKILITED; encoded by the coding sequence ATGAGCAAAACAATTTTTCAAACGTCTGTCTATGAGTTGGGAGACCAGGTTGATGCCTTTTATGACGAAGGAATGTTTGTGCTGTTCGGCGAGAATGTTCCGGACACATTGAAAGACTTCTGTCATTTCATTGATGTCAACCAGATAGACGGAACGATCAGCAAAGGGAATACACTGGTTATTGATGATGCTGAATTTAAAATTACTGCTGTAGGGGAAATTGCCCAGTCAAATTTAGAAACATTGGGACATCTAACTGTAGTATTCAGCGGAGCGTCTGAGGCAGGGCTGCCGGGAAGCATCTGTGTTGAGGCAAATCCTATGCCTAAGTTAAAAGTCGGTTCCAAAATTTTAATCACAGAAGACTAA
- a CDS encoding CDP-alcohol phosphatidyltransferase family protein: MIGFYNVSVILTYAGVVSAVFGMSAAFNGNFKIAMICLMISGFTDMYDGTVAKMIKRSDDAKKFGIEIDSLCDLICFGAFPVVIGYSMGMDAWYAKIIYMMYILGAVIRLAFFNVTEEQRQAETSERRKHYRGLPVTSVALILPIVYQLKRFFTAQFPYIYLLAVLIISLLFVIDFSVFKPGKKCMFAFVIIGILVAVRIYFL, from the coding sequence ATGATAGGATTTTATAATGTATCAGTCATACTGACATATGCGGGCGTTGTGAGTGCAGTGTTCGGCATGTCAGCGGCATTCAACGGCAACTTTAAAATAGCAATGATTTGTCTGATGATATCCGGATTCACTGATATGTATGACGGGACCGTCGCGAAGATGATCAAACGTTCTGACGATGCAAAGAAGTTTGGGATTGAGATTGATTCCCTTTGTGACCTGATCTGTTTTGGGGCGTTTCCGGTTGTGATCGGATACTCCATGGGGATGGACGCCTGGTACGCAAAGATTATTTATATGATGTATATTTTAGGGGCTGTGATCCGCCTGGCATTTTTTAATGTCACTGAGGAACAGAGACAGGCAGAGACAAGTGAGAGAAGAAAACATTACCGGGGACTTCCGGTCACGTCAGTGGCGTTGATCCTGCCCATTGTGTATCAGCTGAAGCGTTTTTTTACCGCACAGTTTCCTTACATATACCTGTTGGCTGTGCTGATCATTTCTCTTTTGTTTGTGATTGATTTCAGCGTGTTTAAGCCTGGGAAAAAGTGTATGTTCGCATTTGTCATCATCGGTATTCTGGTGGCAGTCCGTATTTATTTTCTATAA
- a CDS encoding lysylphosphatidylglycerol synthase transmembrane domain-containing protein, whose amino-acid sequence MENKKRWIGNGIFFFALFGLTFYAIFRGKELPELLHVMRSVSPVYYILGFALIIIFVCCESFIIDRMLRVLRYRVPKRHCVLYSFVGFFFSCITPSATGGQPAQLYYMNRDKVDVSVGTVVLMIVTILYKFVLVFLGAVIFIFRHGLITDYISQVAFFFYLGIGLNVFCVALMLMLVFEPTLASRVLLGMTRGLEKIHILKKKEERIRKIEGWMQDYHKAAAVIKEHKLMIFEMFLVTLAQRILHFSITYLVYRALGLSALGFVDIVALQCVISISVDMLPLPGGMGISEGLFLSIFRKIFRGSLLYPAMLLSRGISYYALVLISAFLTFVAHVTIKRKE is encoded by the coding sequence ATGGAGAATAAGAAGCGCTGGATTGGCAACGGCATCTTCTTTTTTGCACTGTTCGGGCTTACATTTTATGCAATTTTCCGGGGAAAAGAGCTGCCTGAACTGCTGCATGTCATGAGAAGCGTCAGTCCTGTTTACTATATACTGGGTTTTGCCCTGATCATTATATTTGTCTGCTGTGAATCTTTTATCATTGACAGAATGCTTCGTGTACTCCGGTATCGTGTGCCAAAAAGGCACTGCGTTCTTTATTCATTTGTAGGATTTTTCTTCAGCTGCATCACGCCGTCAGCTACAGGAGGACAGCCGGCTCAGCTTTACTATATGAACAGAGACAAGGTTGACGTGTCAGTCGGGACCGTTGTTTTAATGATCGTCACAATACTGTATAAGTTTGTACTTGTCTTTTTGGGAGCGGTGATCTTTATTTTCCGGCATGGTCTGATCACAGATTATATATCCCAGGTGGCTTTTTTCTTTTATCTTGGTATTGGCTTAAACGTTTTCTGTGTAGCACTGATGTTGATGCTTGTATTTGAACCCACTCTGGCATCCAGAGTATTGCTGGGAATGACACGGGGACTGGAGAAGATCCACATCCTTAAGAAGAAAGAGGAGAGGATCCGCAAGATCGAAGGATGGATGCAGGATTACCACAAGGCAGCTGCGGTCATAAAAGAACATAAGTTGATGATCTTTGAGATGTTTTTGGTCACATTGGCGCAGAGGATTCTGCATTTTTCCATCACATATCTGGTCTACCGGGCATTGGGACTGTCAGCGCTGGGATTTGTGGATATCGTGGCACTGCAGTGTGTGATTTCAATTTCAGTGGATATGCTGCCGCTTCCGGGAGGAATGGGAATCAGCGAAGGTCTGTTCTTAAGTATCTTTAGGAAGATATTCAGGGGCAGCTTATTGTATCCGGCCATGTTATTGAGCCGCGGAATCAGTTATTATGCGCTGGTTCTGATCAGTGCATTTTTAACATTTGTGGCACATGTGACAATAAAGCGTAAGGAATAG
- the guaB gene encoding IMP dehydrogenase yields the protein MGKLIGQGITFDDVLLVPGYSEVIANEVETATRLTNKITLNIPLMSASMDTVTEHRMAIAMARQGGIGIIHKNMTIAQQADEVDKVKRSENGVITDPFSLSPDHTIQDADDLMAKYRISGVPITEGTKLVGIITNRDLKFETDFSKKIKESMTSEHLVTAPEGITLEEAKQILGKARKEKLPIVDKDFNLKGLITIKDIEKQIKYPNAAKDEQGRLLCGAGVGITADILDRVDALVNAHVDVVVVDSAHGHSANVLKAVRMVKEAYPELQVIAGNVATAEGTKALIEAGADAVKVGIGPGSICTTRVVAGIGVPQITAIMGAYEEAKKAGIPIIADGGIKFSGDITKAIAAGASACMLGSMMAGCDESPGEFELYQGRKYKVYRGMGSLAAMECGSKDRYFQTNAKKLVPEGVEGRVAYRGTAEDTIFQLLGGLRSGMGYCGAKTVEQLQEKGQFVQITAASLKESHPHDIHITKEAPNYSVDV from the coding sequence ATGGGAAAGTTAATTGGCCAGGGAATTACATTTGACGACGTTTTATTAGTGCCGGGATATTCAGAAGTAATCGCGAATGAAGTTGAGACTGCTACCCGTCTGACAAACAAGATTACATTAAATATTCCTTTGATGAGTGCCAGCATGGATACTGTTACGGAACACCGCATGGCTATTGCAATGGCAAGACAAGGTGGAATCGGAATCATTCATAAGAATATGACCATTGCACAGCAGGCAGACGAGGTGGACAAGGTGAAGCGTTCTGAGAACGGCGTTATTACTGATCCATTCTCTTTAAGCCCGGACCATACGATTCAGGACGCAGATGATCTGATGGCAAAATACCGTATTTCAGGAGTGCCGATTACTGAGGGAACCAAACTGGTTGGAATTATCACAAACCGTGATTTAAAGTTTGAGACGGATTTTTCTAAAAAGATCAAAGAATCTATGACATCTGAACATCTGGTGACAGCTCCGGAAGGCATTACACTGGAAGAGGCAAAACAGATTTTAGGAAAAGCCAGAAAAGAAAAGCTGCCGATCGTGGATAAGGACTTTAATTTAAAAGGTTTGATCACAATCAAGGATATTGAAAAACAGATCAAATATCCAAATGCTGCAAAAGATGAGCAGGGCAGGCTGTTGTGCGGAGCCGGAGTCGGCATCACAGCAGACATTTTAGACCGAGTTGACGCACTGGTAAATGCACATGTGGATGTAGTTGTCGTTGATTCAGCACATGGACACTCAGCCAATGTACTAAAAGCAGTCAGAATGGTAAAAGAAGCATATCCTGAGCTTCAGGTCATTGCAGGGAACGTGGCTACGGCAGAGGGTACAAAGGCATTGATCGAGGCAGGAGCTGACGCAGTTAAAGTGGGAATTGGCCCTGGATCCATCTGTACTACACGAGTTGTGGCAGGAATCGGAGTGCCACAGATAACTGCAATCATGGGAGCATATGAGGAGGCTAAAAAAGCCGGAATTCCAATCATCGCTGACGGTGGTATCAAGTTCTCAGGAGATATTACAAAAGCTATCGCAGCCGGAGCCAGCGCATGTATGCTCGGAAGCATGATGGCTGGATGTGACGAAAGTCCTGGAGAATTTGAACTTTACCAGGGAAGAAAATACAAAGTATACCGTGGAATGGGATCTTTAGCTGCTATGGAATGTGGAAGCAAAGACCGCTACTTCCAGACCAATGCTAAGAAACTGGTTCCAGAGGGTGTCGAGGGACGTGTTGCTTACAGGGGAACAGCGGAAGATACCATATTCCAGTTGCTTGGTGGACTACGTTCCGGTATGGGATATTGCGGCGCAAAGACGGTGGAGCAGCTTCAGGAAAAGGGACAGTTTGTACAGATCACGGCTGCATCTCTGAAAGAAAGCCATCCGCATGATATCCATATCACAAAAGAAGCACCAAACTACAGTGTAGACGTTTAG
- a CDS encoding phosphatase PAP2 family protein, with protein sequence MKKQQGYLWNLIPKYAVLPLICSFTFNSLIYTGTQILCRDLKHYDFTTAFDRAVPVIPGFTSIYLICYLFWAVNYIMIGRIGKEHLYRFLVGDFLSRIVCGVFFVLIPTTLARPEITGSGFWDQMLRLVYTVDPSANLFPSIHCLVSWFCYVGIRGQKKVPVWYQRFSCVFAVLVCISTQVTKQHYIIDLVAGVLLAEAMYLVGQKTDWYLKLQGIFTKVNRGVRLERAIDKEVGYGE encoded by the coding sequence ATGAAAAAACAGCAAGGATATTTATGGAATTTAATTCCCAAATATGCAGTGCTTCCTTTGATCTGTTCTTTCACTTTTAATTCACTGATATATACAGGTACCCAGATTTTGTGCAGGGATTTAAAGCATTATGATTTTACAACAGCTTTTGACAGGGCAGTGCCCGTTATTCCCGGATTCACTAGTATTTATCTGATCTGTTATCTCTTTTGGGCAGTGAATTACATTATGATTGGAAGGATCGGAAAAGAGCATTTATATCGGTTCTTAGTGGGGGATTTTCTTTCCAGAATTGTCTGCGGAGTCTTTTTTGTATTGATCCCGACAACACTTGCAAGGCCTGAGATCACCGGAAGCGGGTTCTGGGACCAAATGCTGAGACTTGTATATACAGTAGATCCGTCGGCAAACTTGTTTCCGTCGATCCACTGTCTGGTCAGCTGGTTCTGTTATGTGGGAATCCGCGGTCAGAAAAAGGTTCCTGTATGGTATCAGCGTTTTTCTTGTGTTTTTGCGGTCTTGGTATGCATCTCCACACAGGTAACGAAGCAGCATTACATCATAGACCTTGTTGCAGGAGTTTTACTGGCAGAAGCCATGTATCTGGTCGGTCAGAAGACGGACTGGTATCTGAAGCTGCAGGGTATTTTCACAAAGGTCAACAGAGGAGTCCGTTTGGAGAGGGCAATTGACAAAGAGGTAGGTTATGGAGAATAA
- a CDS encoding efflux RND transporter permease subunit → MFSKFSVRKPYTVIVGVVLVIILGVVSFSKMTTDLLPSMELPYALVMTTYQGASPEEVETTVTKPVEQAMATISNIKQVASSSSENMSIVYMEFEGDANMDSAALDMREKLDMIKGYWPDKVGNPTIMKLNPDMMPVLVTAMDSDNKDMSEISKLIKDKVSPGVEAVEGVASVSQTGMLEENINVIINEDKIKSLNKKIQRALNGQFDEAQDKLDRAKSKLDGSKAQLNSKRTELNNTLAKAQTALNSGKLSLAQKEVEVTSALTNLENQKKVLELVKQAGEASVKQLEEQLKTVTDPAQKAQLQVQIAEINKQLKTADSTIKTLDKNIKALKQALKQIQKGKKEVDANLTTVTAQSANANSQMTSGEIGIAQGESQITMGQQQLDASKKQAKAAANIKDKITVDNVKAMLIAQNFEMPAGYISEDNTQYLVRVGDKVSSQEDLEDLELMDLGIKNFAPIRLSDVADVAVVNNKKDTYCRINGNDAVVLSVQKQNNYSTADVSKRVSEKLDTLKKENPGLHYTNLMDQGIYIDMVVGSVLQNLGMGAVLAVLILLVFLKDIKPTAVIACSIPISVIFAVVMMYFSGITLNVISLSGLALGVGMLVDNSIVVIENIYRLRKEGVPVKEAAIEGAKGVAGAITASTLTTISVFLPIVFTTGLTKKLFSDMALTIGYSLIASLIVAVTFVPMMSAGVLHKVTEKDNKLFDGLQSLYRGVMEKVLKRKWIAIILTLAVFVGAVIGATKIGTSLMPSMDSTEMSLTIEMPKGSGLSDTAAMSDTVMKKIREISDVDSVGAMVSSSSGIGGTSSSSKANQDTASVYIMLKEDKKHTNKEIKNEILNKTKKFDCEIQVQESNMDMSALGGSGISIEVKGNDMNTLRKTARDIAKKVGTVKGTKNISDGQEETTPDIHVTVDKAKAAKYGLTVATVYQQLNAKLQEGSTATTINQNEKQWDVKVSNDTKDNITRSQLKKMKLTGTQKGESKEVALSKVASFHDTDSLSTISRSEQERILTVTAELKDGYNIGIVSENVTKALKGYKAPAGYSYKIAGEMESINETAGQVGLMLILAIAFMYLIMVAQFQSLKSPFIILFTIPLAFTGGLIGLFVAGKDLSIIAMIGFVMLSGIIVNNGIVLVDTVNQLRDKGCEMMDAVITAGAMRIRPILMTAITTILGLSTMALGMGSGAEMVQPMAIVTIGGLIYGTLLTLIFIPCIYLVFNRKKKKRRS, encoded by the coding sequence ATGTTTTCAAAGTTTAGTGTACGAAAGCCATATACTGTCATTGTAGGCGTCGTCCTTGTGATCATTTTGGGAGTTGTCTCTTTTTCAAAAATGACCACAGATCTGCTTCCGAGTATGGAACTTCCATATGCGCTTGTTATGACTACATATCAGGGGGCTTCTCCGGAGGAAGTGGAGACCACCGTGACAAAGCCTGTGGAACAGGCTATGGCTACAATTTCTAATATCAAGCAGGTAGCATCTTCTTCCAGCGAGAATATGTCCATTGTATATATGGAGTTTGAGGGGGATGCTAATATGGATTCCGCAGCTCTTGATATGCGGGAAAAGCTGGATATGATCAAGGGATACTGGCCGGATAAGGTGGGTAATCCTACGATCATGAAGTTAAATCCGGATATGATGCCGGTCCTTGTAACAGCGATGGATTCAGATAACAAAGATATGTCGGAGATATCCAAGCTCATCAAGGACAAAGTTTCGCCTGGGGTGGAAGCAGTGGAAGGTGTGGCTTCTGTGAGCCAGACAGGAATGCTTGAGGAAAATATCAATGTCATTATCAATGAGGATAAGATTAAATCCCTCAATAAAAAGATACAGAGGGCCTTAAACGGCCAGTTTGACGAGGCCCAGGATAAGCTGGACCGTGCGAAATCAAAGCTGGACGGAAGCAAAGCCCAGCTCAACTCTAAGAGAACCGAGTTAAACAATACACTGGCCAAGGCACAGACTGCCTTAAACAGCGGAAAACTGAGCCTTGCCCAGAAGGAAGTCGAGGTTACAAGTGCTCTGACAAACCTTGAGAATCAGAAAAAGGTTTTGGAGCTTGTAAAGCAGGCAGGAGAGGCAAGTGTCAAACAGTTGGAGGAGCAGCTTAAGACGGTGACGGATCCTGCACAGAAAGCGCAGCTCCAGGTACAGATCGCGGAGATAAACAAGCAGCTCAAGACAGCCGACAGCACCATCAAGACGCTGGATAAAAATATAAAGGCCTTAAAACAGGCACTGAAGCAGATACAGAAAGGCAAGAAAGAGGTAGATGCCAATCTGACTACGGTGACTGCACAGTCAGCTAATGCAAACAGCCAGATGACATCAGGAGAGATCGGGATCGCACAGGGCGAGTCCCAGATCACAATGGGGCAGCAGCAGCTGGACGCCAGCAAAAAGCAGGCAAAAGCAGCGGCCAACATTAAGGATAAGATCACTGTGGATAATGTAAAAGCCATGCTGATTGCTCAGAATTTTGAGATGCCGGCAGGTTATATCTCGGAAGATAATACCCAGTATCTTGTAAGAGTCGGGGACAAGGTTTCCAGCCAGGAGGACCTGGAGGACCTGGAGTTGATGGATCTTGGCATTAAGAATTTTGCCCCGATCCGTTTAAGCGATGTGGCAGATGTGGCTGTAGTCAATAACAAGAAAGACACATACTGCAGGATCAATGGAAATGATGCGGTGGTTCTGAGTGTGCAGAAACAGAATAATTATTCCACAGCGGACGTATCCAAGAGAGTGTCTGAAAAGCTGGATACTCTTAAGAAAGAAAATCCGGGACTGCATTATACAAACCTGATGGATCAGGGCATTTACATTGACATGGTAGTTGGCTCCGTCTTACAGAACCTTGGGATGGGTGCAGTACTGGCAGTATTGATCCTGCTTGTTTTCTTAAAGGATATCAAACCTACAGCGGTTATTGCCTGTTCCATACCAATCAGCGTCATCTTTGCGGTAGTCATGATGTACTTCAGCGGTATTACCCTGAATGTGATCTCACTTTCCGGCTTGGCACTTGGAGTCGGTATGCTGGTAGATAATTCGATTGTCGTCATAGAAAATATCTACCGGCTGAGAAAGGAAGGAGTGCCGGTCAAAGAGGCGGCCATTGAGGGTGCCAAGGGAGTGGCAGGTGCTATTACGGCTTCCACGCTGACAACGATTTCAGTTTTTCTGCCCATCGTATTTACCACAGGGCTGACCAAAAAGCTGTTTTCTGATATGGCACTGACCATCGGATACTCATTGATCGCCAGTCTGATCGTGGCGGTAACCTTTGTGCCGATGATGTCTGCTGGCGTACTGCACAAAGTGACAGAGAAAGATAACAAGCTGTTTGACGGCCTCCAGTCTCTGTACCGAGGTGTAATGGAAAAGGTTCTGAAGCGCAAGTGGATCGCAATCATTCTGACATTGGCAGTGTTTGTGGGCGCGGTCATCGGAGCGACTAAGATCGGTACCTCCCTTATGCCATCCATGGACAGTACAGAGATGAGTCTTACCATTGAGATGCCGAAGGGGTCAGGACTAAGCGATACAGCCGCCATGTCAGATACTGTCATGAAGAAGATCCGTGAAATCTCTGACGTAGACAGTGTGGGTGCTATGGTGAGCAGCTCTTCAGGAATCGGGGGTACTTCATCTTCAAGTAAGGCAAACCAGGATACTGCAAGTGTCTACATTATGTTAAAGGAAGACAAAAAACACACCAACAAAGAAATTAAAAACGAAATCTTGAATAAGACTAAGAAATTCGACTGTGAGATCCAGGTGCAGGAGTCCAATATGGATATGAGCGCCCTTGGAGGAAGCGGTATTTCCATTGAAGTAAAAGGAAATGATATGAATACCCTGAGAAAAACTGCCAGGGATATAGCGAAGAAAGTGGGCACCGTTAAAGGAACAAAAAATATAAGTGACGGCCAGGAGGAAACCACACCGGATATCCATGTGACGGTGGATAAGGCCAAGGCTGCAAAATACGGCCTGACAGTGGCTACCGTATATCAGCAGCTAAATGCGAAGCTCCAGGAAGGCTCCACGGCTACGACGATCAACCAGAATGAGAAACAGTGGGACGTAAAGGTGTCCAATGATACAAAGGACAATATCACAAGATCACAGTTGAAAAAAATGAAGCTTACCGGAACACAGAAAGGTGAAAGCAAGGAGGTCGCTCTATCCAAAGTTGCAAGTTTCCACGATACCGACAGTCTTTCTACAATCTCAAGGTCAGAACAGGAGAGAATTCTGACTGTGACAGCAGAACTGAAGGACGGATATAATATTGGTATTGTCAGCGAGAATGTAACGAAAGCTTTGAAGGGATATAAGGCACCGGCAGGCTACAGCTACAAGATAGCGGGTGAAATGGAATCTATCAATGAAACAGCGGGCCAGGTTGGGCTTATGTTAATACTGGCAATTGCATTTATGTACTTGATCATGGTTGCTCAGTTCCAGTCCTTAAAGTCTCCGTTCATCATTCTGTTTACGATCCCTCTGGCATTTACAGGAGGGCTCATCGGACTGTTTGTGGCAGGCAAGGATCTCAGCATTATTGCAATGATCGGCTTTGTTATGCTGTCGGGTATCATTGTAAACAACGGAATCGTGCTGGTGGATACTGTGAACCAGCTGAGAGATAAAGGCTGCGAGATGATGGATGCCGTCATAACTGCAGGGGCTATGAGAATCCGGCCAATCCTGATGACAGCCATCACAACGATTCTGGGGCTTTCCACAATGGCACTTGGCATGGGATCCGGAGCAGAGATGGTGCAGCCAATGGCAATCGTCACCATTGGAGGCCTGATTTACGGAACCTTGCTCACATTGATTTTCATCCCTTGTATTTATCTTGTGTTCAACCGAAAGAAGAAAAAGCGCAGATCCTGA
- the gltA gene encoding NADPH-dependent glutamate synthase, which translates to MANMSPNKVAMPEQDPNVRNKNFKEVALGYTKEMAMEEATRCLNCKNKPCVNGCPVNVPIPEFIEKVAAGDFEGAYEVITSENALPAICGRVCPQENQCEGKCVRGIKGEAVGIGRMERFVADYHMANAKPVEVNIEKNGKKVAVVGCGPAGITCAGELIKKGYEVTVFEALHKPGGVLSYGIPEFRLPKDLVAKEIESVENLGVKIETNVIVGRSVTIDELMEQGYEAVFVGSGAGLPRFLNIPGENYLGVYSANEFLTRVNLMKGYEFPEYPTPVKIGKKVAVVGAGNVAMDAARTAKRLGADEVYIVYRRSEEEAPARLEELHHAKEEGIIFKFLNNPVAIKANEDGWVDKMEIVKQELGEPDASGRRSPVPIEGSNYDIDVDTVVIAIGQSPNPLIRQTTPGLDVQKWGGIIVNEETMESSKDGVYAGGDTVTGAATVILAMGAGKKAAAAIDKKLRG; encoded by the coding sequence ATGGCAAATATGAGTCCAAATAAAGTAGCAATGCCGGAACAGGATCCGAATGTTCGGAATAAGAATTTTAAAGAAGTTGCTTTGGGATATACGAAAGAAATGGCTATGGAAGAGGCAACCCGCTGCTTAAACTGTAAGAATAAACCTTGTGTGAACGGATGTCCGGTCAATGTACCGATTCCTGAGTTCATTGAAAAGGTAGCAGCTGGAGACTTTGAAGGCGCTTATGAAGTGATCACAAGTGAGAATGCCCTGCCTGCCATCTGTGGCCGTGTATGTCCTCAGGAAAACCAGTGCGAAGGGAAATGTGTCAGAGGAATCAAAGGTGAGGCTGTGGGAATCGGACGTATGGAACGGTTCGTGGCAGACTATCATATGGCAAACGCAAAGCCGGTGGAAGTGAACATCGAAAAAAATGGAAAAAAAGTTGCAGTGGTCGGATGCGGACCTGCTGGTATCACCTGTGCCGGGGAACTGATTAAAAAGGGATATGAGGTTACTGTTTTTGAGGCACTTCACAAACCGGGTGGAGTACTGAGTTATGGCATCCCAGAATTCCGTCTGCCGAAGGACTTAGTAGCAAAAGAAATAGAGTCAGTTGAGAATCTCGGAGTTAAGATTGAGACTAATGTGATCGTTGGAAGATCTGTCACCATCGATGAACTGATGGAGCAGGGGTATGAGGCAGTTTTTGTAGGAAGCGGCGCAGGACTTCCAAGATTCTTAAATATACCAGGAGAAAACTACCTTGGTGTTTATTCTGCAAACGAATTTTTAACCCGTGTGAACCTGATGAAGGGTTATGAATTTCCAGAGTATCCGACTCCTGTAAAGATCGGAAAGAAAGTTGCGGTTGTGGGAGCAGGAAACGTGGCAATGGATGCAGCAAGAACAGCAAAACGCTTGGGTGCGGATGAAGTTTATATTGTTTATAGAAGAAGTGAGGAAGAGGCTCCGGCACGTCTGGAGGAACTTCACCATGCAAAAGAAGAAGGAATCATCTTCAAATTCTTAAACAATCCGGTTGCTATTAAAGCCAATGAAGACGGCTGGGTAGATAAGATGGAGATTGTAAAACAGGAATTAGGTGAGCCTGATGCATCAGGAAGAAGATCTCCTGTTCCGATTGAAGGATCCAATTACGACATTGATGTTGATACTGTCGTAATCGCCATCGGTCAAAGCCCGAATCCATTGATCCGCCAGACTACCCCAGGACTGGATGTTCAAAAATGGGGCGGAATCATTGTCAATGAAGAGACAATGGAGTCAAGCAAAGATGGAGTTTATGCAGGAGGAGATACAGTCACTGGTGCGGCAACCGTCATACTGGCTATGGGTGCCGGCAAAAAAGCAGCAGCGGCGATCGACAAAAAATTAAGAGGATAA
- a CDS encoding phosphatidylserine decarboxylase: MKYIDQSGRCYEEETFQDQFLKLLYGTFLGRIKLKFLTKPWVSRLGGFILNTSCSKCLIQRFIRKNRIDMREYEDRSYTSYNDFFTRRIRPGKRPLPEDENILFSPCDCKASAYRITEDTSFCVKDTVYTVESLLRSKKIADHFMNGYAVILRLTVDDYHRYCYIDNGKKSKNYFINGTYHTVNPVANDYVSIYKENAREFTMMKTEHFGHVVQMEVGALMVGRIVNHHEEGRMRRGMEKGYFEFGGSTIVLLFQGDKVDIDQCLLDRTQDGCETKIKQGQRLGAGKKKSRQ, encoded by the coding sequence ATGAAGTATATAGACCAAAGCGGCCGCTGTTATGAGGAAGAGACATTCCAGGATCAGTTTTTAAAACTGCTGTACGGGACCTTTCTGGGAAGGATCAAACTAAAGTTTCTCACAAAGCCCTGGGTATCCAGGCTTGGGGGATTTATATTAAATACGTCCTGTTCAAAATGTCTGATTCAGCGTTTTATCAGAAAAAACAGGATCGATATGCGGGAGTATGAGGACAGATCCTATACCTCCTACAATGATTTTTTTACCAGAAGGATCAGGCCTGGAAAGCGTCCGCTGCCGGAGGATGAAAATATTCTGTTCAGCCCGTGCGACTGCAAAGCCAGCGCATACCGTATCACGGAGGATACTTCTTTCTGTGTAAAAGATACAGTGTATACGGTTGAGTCGCTGTTAAGAAGCAAAAAAATCGCAGATCATTTCATGAACGGCTACGCAGTCATTCTGCGTCTGACTGTGGACGACTATCACAGGTACTGCTATATTGACAACGGTAAGAAAAGCAAAAACTATTTTATAAATGGAACGTATCACACCGTAAATCCTGTGGCCAATGATTATGTTTCCATCTATAAAGAAAATGCCAGGGAATTTACCATGATGAAGACAGAGCATTTCGGCCATGTGGTACAGATGGAAGTGGGAGCTCTGATGGTTGGAAGGATCGTAAACCACCATGAGGAGGGGCGTATGCGCCGCGGCATGGAAAAGGGTTACTTTGAATTCGGCGGATCTACCATTGTCCTGCTTTTTCAGGGAGACAAGGTGGACATTGACCAGTGCCTTCTCGACAGAACACAGGATGGGTGCGAGACAAAAATTAAACAAGGACAGCGTCTGGGCGCTGGAAAGAAGAAAAGCCGGCAATGA
- a CDS encoding superoxide dismutase — protein sequence MNETYPFSLEPLPYDYDALEPVIDAETLRFHHDKHLAAYVEKLNAAIKPHEELHNMTLEQLLTEPDKIPENAKTAIKNNGGGVYNHQVYFNAMEKDEFTTPEGEIGKAIERDFGSLDAFMKEMTEAALTVFGSGYGWLVNHNGTLEVIKLPNQDVPLSDTLYPLLPVDVWEHAYYLQYQNRRPDYVNNWFSLINWDYVNKRLEDSKKWFESQK from the coding sequence ATGAATGAGACATATCCATTTTCCCTCGAACCGCTTCCATACGATTATGATGCACTGGAACCAGTGATTGATGCTGAGACTCTCAGATTTCACCACGATAAACATCTTGCTGCTTATGTAGAGAAGCTGAATGCTGCGATCAAACCACACGAGGAGCTGCACAACATGACATTAGAACAGCTTCTCACTGAACCGGATAAAATACCTGAGAATGCAAAGACTGCTATTAAAAACAACGGCGGAGGTGTTTATAATCATCAAGTCTATTTTAATGCCATGGAAAAAGATGAATTCACTACCCCGGAAGGTGAAATCGGGAAAGCAATCGAAAGAGATTTTGGATCTTTAGATGCTTTTATGAAAGAAATGACAGAAGCTGCCCTCACAGTGTTCGGTTCTGGTTATGGATGGCTTGTAAATCACAACGGAACGTTAGAAGTCATAAAGCTCCCGAATCAGGATGTGCCGCTCAGTGATACCCTTTATCCCCTTCTCCCCGTAGATGTCTGGGAACATGCGTATTATCTCCAATATCAAAACCGCCGTCCGGATTATGTGAATAACTGGTTTTCTCTGATCAATTGGGATTACGTAAACAAAAGGCTGGAAGACAGTAAGAAATGGTTTGAATCACAAAAGTAA